From Kamptonema formosum PCC 6407, a single genomic window includes:
- a CDS encoding type I polyketide synthase, with product MDKKLEIYERLVKQSYHKIEALEAEVNRLKESQHEPIAIVGMGCRFPGANSPEEFWQLLRDGVDAIGEVPKDRWDVDAYVDGNLESADKMSIRFGGFVEQLEEFDAQFFGISPREAVSLDPQQRLLLEVTWEALENAAVIPPSATGVFVGISNLDYREILLKQGAIDTYLASGNAHSTASGRLSYFLGLTGPCLSIDTACSSSLVAVHQSLISLRQRECDLALVGGVYRLIAPEESISLAKARMLSPDGRCKVFDASANGYVRAEGCGAIVLKRLSDAQADGDNILALIRGSAINQDGRTSGLTVPNGPQQAAVIRQAIANSGITPKQVNYIETHGTGTSLGDPIEVGALGTIFNQRSQPLIIGSVKTNIGHLEAAAGIAGLIKVVLAMQYGEIPPNLHFHQPSPRINWERLPIAIPTERTAWPAGDRFAGISSFGFSGTNAHVVLEEAPKIEPSTVEIHSKQRVLTLSAETPQALQELARRYVTYLTKNLQESLADICFTANTGRKHFKHRFAAVAESKTQLRQQLETFARSGEGLFEATSLSKIAFLFTGQGSQYVGMGQELYESQPTFRQTIDRCDRILRSHLGKSILSILYPSQEMGLDATSQIDETAYTQPALFALEYALVQLWRSWGIEPDVVMGHSVGEYVAACVAGVFSLEDGLKLIAERGRLMQELPRDGAMVSVMANKSRIEQAIAPLGREVSIAAINGPESVVISGKRETLQQITQQLVAEGIKTRQLTVSHAFHSPLMEPMLGQFRRVANTITYQPPQLNLISNVTGRRIYEEIATPDYWVRHLQEAVRFADGVKVLHEQNVNFAIEIGPKPTLLGMVELQSSENSSSAPMMMMPSLREHRSDWQQMLESLSQLYLHGVEIDWIGFDKDYVRHKVVLPTYPWQRQRYWVESAQQKHAAKSLHPLLDRCMKLPRHNETIFEKEFSLETLPFLDDYRIYGAVVLPSASYLSMLLSIAESYTNGHLRGGNSAKQTTYLLKDVTFPLPLAIADEASRTVQVACSPSNAALNKRGNETQFELFSFAEDVPESNSTDANFETPVTHANGQFKLEDTVPPRVELEEIQARCPQEIDRNLFYQTFTDKGLVFGPRFRWLEKVWIGNGEALARLQKPESIESFNGYVIHPGLLDACTQVPFAISSGDENGKSETTVPFALKELRCYQPASGQTWWVHATEKNRYTWEVSLFDESGQAIAEFVGLEARVAMPEALQGVDFWHDWLYTVDWRSQPLLISEGLDVNKTGAETWLLFAQPEGIGADLAAHLQSQGKRCIFVVPGREYTVTEQHITRAGHLGDVALDGVTKLTTVVTLNPAFLNDYKCFLETLTDSGSPCQYVLYLWNRHDLTNVFNNLIVPDIVLNLCGGLLHLVQALSEIEWAPKLWLITQNSQAVGDDLANLQIEQAPLWALSRTIRAEHPEFDCRCLDFDTLSNGVPLLLNELQATEGESQIAYRQGIRYVARLIRYQVENHALIQTEIKPDGGYLIAGGLGGLGLQVALALADAGAKHLILNSRRATLSNEAQSIIDRLRQEDVRVDLIVADISDAADCERLLIESQSKTSIQGIVHAAGVLDDGILIQQNRERFQKVMAAKVGGAWHLHQQSQTLDLDFFVAFSSVASLIEEPGQANYAAANAFLDSLMYYRHARGSNSLSINWGAWAEVGMAANLSFEKQGIAAIPPKQGEHILVELIQKLNKHTIPQVAVQPTNWAEYLSYVGGMNMPFYEYFAHHLRSEEETKLRQIAGSTSNKVSLRQQLQTLPETERDALLMEHLEKTALKVLGFASNQKIDPSQGLMNMGLDSLMAVEFRNQLICSLERPLPATLLFNCPTLNSLHDYLVAKMFDDDASMQKAEQMAQPAAQTADSISIESKIDDNESVDDIARMLAQALDMG from the coding sequence ATGGATAAAAAACTAGAAATATACGAACGATTAGTCAAGCAATCCTATCACAAGATAGAGGCTCTGGAAGCTGAAGTTAACAGGTTGAAGGAGAGCCAACACGAACCGATCGCGATCGTTGGTATGGGCTGTCGATTTCCGGGTGCGAATAGTCCAGAAGAGTTCTGGCAGTTGTTGCGTGATGGGGTTGATGCTATTGGTGAGGTACCAAAAGACCGCTGGGATGTTGATGCCTATGTAGACGGAAATCTGGAAAGCGCAGACAAGATGTCAATTCGCTTTGGTGGGTTTGTCGAGCAACTTGAGGAGTTTGATGCTCAATTCTTTGGCATATCACCGCGAGAAGCGGTTTCTCTTGACCCACAGCAACGTTTGCTATTAGAGGTGACTTGGGAAGCACTGGAAAACGCAGCGGTGATTCCACCTTCGGCAACGGGCGTATTCGTTGGTATTAGTAACCTTGATTATCGTGAAATACTCTTGAAGCAAGGAGCAATTGATACTTATTTGGCTTCGGGTAATGCTCATAGTACAGCCAGTGGTCGCTTATCCTACTTTCTAGGTCTGACAGGCCCCTGTCTCTCAATAGATACGGCTTGTTCTTCGTCGTTGGTGGCTGTACATCAGTCACTGATAAGTCTGCGCCAGCGAGAATGTGACTTAGCGTTGGTTGGGGGAGTCTATCGGCTGATAGCGCCAGAGGAAAGTATCTCACTAGCAAAAGCCCGTATGTTGTCTCCCGATGGTCGTTGCAAAGTCTTTGATGCGTCGGCAAATGGGTATGTCCGAGCCGAAGGATGTGGCGCGATCGTGCTCAAGCGCTTGTCGGACGCACAAGCCGATGGGGACAACATCTTGGCGTTGATTCGCGGGTCAGCCATCAACCAAGACGGTCGCACGAGTGGCTTGACCGTTCCGAATGGCCCCCAACAAGCTGCCGTAATTCGCCAAGCGATCGCCAATAGCGGCATCACACCAAAACAAGTTAACTATATAGAAACTCATGGCACAGGAACTTCATTAGGAGATCCGATCGAAGTCGGCGCGTTGGGAACGATCTTTAATCAGCGATCGCAGCCTTTAATTATTGGTTCAGTCAAAACAAATATTGGCCATCTAGAAGCCGCAGCAGGGATTGCTGGACTGATTAAGGTCGTCCTTGCCATGCAGTATGGCGAAATCCCGCCTAATTTACACTTTCACCAGCCCAGTCCTCGCATTAACTGGGAGCGATTGCCGATCGCCATCCCAACAGAACGCACAGCTTGGCCTGCGGGCGATCGCTTCGCCGGGATCAGTTCTTTCGGTTTTAGTGGCACCAATGCTCATGTCGTGTTAGAGGAAGCCCCAAAAATAGAGCCGTCTACTGTAGAGATTCATTCAAAGCAGCGTGTTCTTACCTTATCAGCAGAGACACCTCAAGCACTACAAGAACTTGCTCGGCGTTATGTGACTTATCTAACTAAAAACTTGCAGGAGAGTCTGGCGGATATTTGCTTTACAGCCAACACAGGGCGCAAACATTTTAAACATCGCTTTGCCGCAGTAGCAGAGTCTAAAACGCAGTTGCGCCAGCAATTGGAAACGTTTGCGCGATCGGGAGAGGGGCTCTTTGAGGCGACCTCTCTCTCAAAAATAGCTTTTCTCTTTACAGGTCAAGGCTCGCAGTATGTAGGAATGGGGCAAGAACTTTATGAGAGCCAACCTACCTTCAGGCAAACGATCGATCGCTGCGATCGGATTTTGCGATCGCATTTGGGCAAGTCGATCCTCTCAATACTCTATCCCAGCCAAGAGATGGGACTGGACGCAACATCCCAAATTGATGAAACGGCTTATACTCAACCCGCTCTTTTCGCTCTCGAATATGCACTGGTGCAGTTGTGGCGCTCGTGGGGCATTGAGCCTGATGTGGTGATGGGGCATAGTGTGGGAGAATATGTGGCCGCTTGTGTGGCGGGTGTCTTTTCTTTAGAGGATGGTCTCAAACTGATTGCGGAAAGAGGCCGTCTGATGCAAGAATTGCCTCGCGATGGGGCGATGGTATCGGTGATGGCCAATAAATCGCGCATAGAGCAAGCGATCGCACCTTTGGGCCGAGAGGTTTCTATTGCGGCCATCAATGGCCCAGAGAGTGTGGTTATCTCTGGTAAAAGGGAGACATTACAACAGATTACCCAACAGTTAGTTGCCGAAGGCATCAAGACACGCCAACTAACTGTTTCTCACGCCTTTCACTCGCCATTGATGGAGCCAATGTTAGGTCAATTCCGCCGAGTTGCCAACACAATCACCTATCAACCACCGCAGCTCAACCTAATCTCGAATGTCACAGGCCGACGAATATATGAAGAAATCGCCACTCCCGATTACTGGGTGAGACATTTGCAAGAGGCTGTCCGTTTTGCGGATGGGGTTAAGGTGTTACACGAACAGAATGTCAATTTCGCGATCGAAATCGGCCCCAAACCCACACTGCTTGGCATGGTTGAGTTACAAAGTTCTGAGAATTCATCCTCTGCGCCAATGATGATGATGCCCAGTTTGCGCGAGCATCGTAGCGACTGGCAGCAGATGTTGGAGAGCTTGAGTCAACTCTATCTACATGGTGTTGAGATTGACTGGATCGGTTTTGATAAAGACTATGTGCGACATAAAGTTGTCCTGCCGACATACCCCTGGCAGCGGCAGCGTTACTGGGTAGAATCAGCCCAACAGAAGCACGCCGCTAAAAGCCTGCATCCTCTACTCGACAGGTGCATGAAACTGCCGCGTCACAACGAAACAATCTTTGAGAAAGAATTTAGTCTAGAGACATTGCCCTTTCTTGATGACTATCGCATTTATGGTGCAGTTGTGTTGCCAAGTGCAAGCTATCTATCAATGCTACTGAGTATTGCCGAGTCATATACAAATGGTCATTTAAGAGGAGGGAATAGTGCAAAGCAAACTACCTATTTGCTAAAAGATGTTACCTTCCCTTTACCTCTGGCGATCGCTGATGAAGCGAGTCGCACAGTGCAAGTCGCCTGTTCTCCCTCTAATGCTGCGCTAAACAAGCGTGGCAACGAGACACAATTTGAATTGTTTAGCTTTGCTGAGGATGTACCTGAGAGCAACAGTACAGATGCTAATTTTGAGACACCCGTCACCCATGCCAACGGGCAATTTAAGCTTGAAGATACAGTGCCTCCTAGAGTGGAGCTAGAAGAAATACAAGCACGTTGCCCGCAGGAAATCGATCGCAACCTTTTCTATCAAACATTCACAGACAAAGGTCTGGTTTTTGGCCCTCGTTTTCGCTGGTTAGAAAAAGTATGGATAGGCAATGGAGAAGCCTTGGCGCGTCTGCAAAAACCGGAAAGCATTGAATCGTTCAACGGATATGTAATTCATCCCGGTTTGTTGGATGCCTGTACGCAAGTGCCATTTGCTATTTCGTCTGGCGATGAAAATGGGAAATCAGAAACGACAGTGCCCTTTGCGCTGAAGGAACTACGTTGTTATCAGCCTGCAAGCGGACAAACGTGGTGGGTTCATGCCACAGAAAAAAATAGATACACATGGGAAGTTTCTCTGTTTGATGAGAGTGGGCAAGCGATCGCGGAATTTGTAGGGTTAGAAGCTCGTGTTGCTATGCCCGAAGCCTTGCAAGGGGTAGACTTTTGGCATGACTGGCTCTATACCGTCGATTGGCGATCGCAACCTCTACTAATCTCGGAGGGGCTGGATGTTAATAAAACAGGTGCAGAAACGTGGCTTCTTTTTGCACAACCCGAAGGAATAGGGGCGGACTTGGCAGCACATTTGCAGAGCCAAGGAAAGCGGTGTATTTTTGTAGTGCCTGGGCGTGAGTATACTGTTACCGAGCAACACATTACACGCGCTGGACATCTTGGTGATGTCGCCCTCGATGGTGTGACAAAATTAACAACAGTTGTCACACTTAATCCCGCTTTTCTTAATGACTATAAATGTTTTTTGGAAACTCTGACAGACAGTGGATCGCCTTGTCAATATGTACTCTATCTGTGGAATCGTCACGATCTAACAAATGTTTTTAATAATTTGATAGTGCCAGATATCGTCCTAAACTTATGTGGTGGTCTTCTTCATTTGGTACAAGCCCTCAGCGAGATAGAGTGGGCACCCAAACTATGGTTAATTACACAAAATAGTCAAGCGGTTGGTGATGACTTAGCGAATTTACAGATCGAACAAGCACCCTTATGGGCATTGAGTCGAACCATCCGTGCCGAACATCCTGAATTTGATTGTCGTTGTTTGGATTTTGATACGCTCTCAAATGGAGTACCACTCTTATTGAACGAGCTGCAAGCCACAGAAGGTGAATCTCAAATTGCTTACCGCCAAGGAATACGATATGTTGCAAGGTTGATTCGTTATCAAGTAGAAAATCACGCGCTGATTCAAACAGAAATCAAGCCCGATGGAGGCTATCTGATCGCAGGTGGATTAGGCGGACTGGGATTGCAAGTGGCACTTGCACTTGCGGATGCTGGGGCAAAACACTTAATTCTCAACAGTCGCCGTGCTACGCTCTCAAACGAAGCCCAGTCGATTATCGACCGACTACGCCAAGAGGATGTTAGGGTTGATTTGATTGTTGCAGATATCTCTGATGCGGCAGATTGCGAACGACTTTTAATAGAAAGTCAGAGCAAGACCTCTATCCAAGGGATTGTCCACGCGGCGGGTGTTCTGGATGATGGCATCCTGATCCAACAAAATCGAGAGCGTTTTCAAAAGGTGATGGCGGCAAAGGTAGGCGGAGCTTGGCATCTGCACCAACAGAGCCAAACCCTCGACTTAGATTTCTTTGTCGCGTTCTCGTCTGTTGCGTCGCTCATAGAAGAGCCAGGACAAGCTAATTACGCCGCAGCCAATGCGTTTTTGGATTCATTAATGTATTATCGTCACGCCAGGGGCTCCAATAGCTTGAGTATCAACTGGGGGGCTTGGGCAGAAGTGGGGATGGCAGCTAATTTATCATTTGAAAAACAGGGAATCGCGGCAATTCCTCCAAAGCAAGGAGAGCATATTCTCGTCGAACTTATTCAAAAACTTAATAAGCATACAATCCCCCAAGTTGCTGTACAACCGACGAATTGGGCAGAATATCTATCTTATGTTGGCGGCATGAATATGCCATTTTATGAATACTTTGCACACCACTTGCGTAGCGAAGAAGAAACCAAGTTGCGGCAAATAGCAGGTAGCACCTCAAATAAAGTTAGTCTGCGGCAACAGCTTCAAACACTCCCGGAGACAGAGCGCGATGCCCTTTTGATGGAACATCTTGAAAAAACAGCACTCAAAGTTCTCGGTTTTGCTTCTAATCAAAAAATCGATCCTTCTCAGGGATTAATGAATATGGGACTGGACTCTTTGATGGCGGTTGAATTTCGGAATCAGTTGATATGTAGTTTGGAACGCCCTCTGCCAGCCACTCTGCTCTTTAATTGTCCAACACTTAATTCATTACATGACTACCTAGTAGCAAAAATGTTTGATGATGATGCTTCTATGCAAAAGGCAGAGCAAATGGCGCAACCAGCAGCACAGACAGCAGACAGCATATCAATAGAATCCAAAATAGATGATAATGAAAGCGTGGATGACATTGCGCGAATGCTGGCACAAGCACTCGATATGGGGTAA
- a CDS encoding helix-turn-helix domain-containing protein — MQLTYKYRLKPTKAQLATIATHLELCRRQYNYRLGERFRWWESTRTPINAWPK, encoded by the coding sequence ATGCAACTCACCTACAAATACCGCCTCAAGCCCACAAAAGCTCAGTTGGCAACGATTGCGACCCACCTAGAACTCTGCCGTAGGCAATACAACTACCGCCTCGGCGAAAGGTTTAGATGGTGGGAATCCACGAGAACACCTATCAATGCCTGGCCAAAATAG
- a CDS encoding RNA-guided endonuclease InsQ/TnpB family protein produces MVGIHENTYQCLAKIGQVPMVFHRPIPTGFKVKTGTVIREADGWYIALTLEDKTVPVTVAEIQPTTENTLGIDLGITNYVYLSNGERIENPRFLRKSAEKLAKLQAKLASRVKGSKSWHILKSKISRLHQFVARARLDFQFKTAHELFGKCDVLVVEDLSIKNLTRRAKIKTDIEDGNLVYLPNGQAAKSGLNKSMLDAAHGQFANVLKYVAWKLGKNVLFVDPRGTSQHCWNCLNKVPKELSERWHSCQCGESLDRDENSAKLIKKIGLIHQSGGGTSSLKKALAQREIEACGLTVLR; encoded by the coding sequence ATGGTGGGAATCCACGAGAACACCTATCAATGCCTGGCCAAAATAGGTCAAGTGCCGATGGTATTCCATCGCCCAATACCAACAGGATTCAAGGTCAAGACGGGGACGGTTATTAGAGAGGCAGACGGGTGGTATATTGCCCTGACGTTAGAAGATAAAACGGTTCCCGTGACGGTTGCAGAGATTCAACCGACTACTGAAAACACTCTTGGTATTGACTTAGGAATCACTAATTATGTTTACCTCTCCAACGGTGAAAGAATTGAGAATCCTAGATTCTTGAGGAAATCTGCTGAGAAATTAGCAAAACTTCAGGCAAAGTTGGCTAGTAGAGTCAAAGGCTCTAAGTCTTGGCATATTCTCAAGAGCAAGATTTCTCGGCTGCATCAATTTGTAGCTAGAGCGAGGCTTGATTTTCAATTCAAGACAGCACATGAACTATTTGGCAAGTGTGATGTTTTGGTGGTTGAAGATTTGAGTATCAAGAATTTAACAAGACGCGCTAAAATCAAGACAGACATTGAAGATGGCAACTTGGTTTATTTGCCGAATGGTCAAGCAGCCAAGAGTGGTCTAAACAAATCAATGCTTGATGCTGCTCACGGTCAATTTGCCAATGTCCTCAAGTATGTTGCCTGGAAATTGGGTAAGAATGTTTTGTTCGTCGATCCGAGGGGAACTTCTCAGCATTGCTGGAATTGCCTCAATAAAGTACCGAAAGAATTGTCGGAGCGGTGGCATTCTTGTCAATGCGGCGAGTCTTTAGACCGAGATGAAAACTCGGCTAAGCTGATCAAAAAGATTGGTCTAATTCATCAAAGTGGCGGGGGAACTTCGTCACTCAAAAAAGCCCTTGCACAAAGGGAAATAGAAGCCTGCGGTCTAACGGTACTCCGTTGA
- a CDS encoding beta-ketoacyl reductase → MARLSPLARPTRGEDKQEPLTFRDDGSYLIAGGLGGLGLLVARFLVTHGARHLVLVGRRGAREEQQAQLSELEQLGASVTVVQADIADAAQLTRSLAAATYPPLRGVIHAAGTLNDGILQQQSWQAFEEVMAPKVAGAWNLHTLTKNQPLDFFVLFSSATSLLGNAGQANHAAANAFLDAIASYRRHLGLPSLSINWGTWSEVGIAARLGLDKLSSKQGEGTITLAQGLQILDQLLKDESTVHQVGVMPIDWPQFLARQLTPQPFFSDVMKNIDTSGKLTLQERGSRSQAYGHNIRDQLEKAPPKEGMTLLQAHVREQVALVLGIDANTLLAKQEVGFFTLGMDSLASVELRNRLQASLGCSLSSTLALDYPTQQALVNYLADELLETPKQLQKPESDEEDEMSSIDEITQLLAAKLEMEL, encoded by the coding sequence GTGGCAAGACTTTCGCCCTTAGCCCGCCCCACTAGAGGGGAAGATAAACAAGAGCCTCTCACATTCCGCGACGATGGCAGCTATCTGATTGCTGGTGGTCTAGGCGGACTGGGGTTACTGGTGGCTCGTTTTCTAGTTACGCATGGGGCCAGGCACCTTGTGCTGGTCGGACGACGTGGTGCGAGGGAGGAGCAGCAAGCTCAATTAAGCGAACTAGAGCAACTGGGAGCTTCCGTGACAGTCGTACAAGCCGATATTGCCGATGCAGCACAACTAACCCGATCGCTTGCAGCAGCAACGTACCCACCATTACGGGGCGTTATTCACGCGGCAGGTACATTAAATGATGGGATTCTACAGCAGCAAAGTTGGCAAGCCTTTGAAGAAGTGATGGCTCCCAAGGTAGCAGGTGCGTGGAACCTACATACACTGACCAAAAATCAGCCTTTAGATTTCTTTGTCTTGTTCTCTTCCGCCACCTCTTTGCTCGGTAACGCTGGGCAAGCCAATCACGCTGCGGCAAACGCTTTTCTTGATGCGATCGCCTCTTATCGTCGCCACTTAGGGCTACCGAGCCTATCAATTAATTGGGGTACGTGGAGCGAAGTGGGAATTGCGGCTCGACTTGGACTAGATAAGTTGTCCAGCAAACAGGGAGAGGGAACCATTACCCTGGCACAGGGTTTGCAAATTCTCGACCAGTTGCTCAAAGACGAGAGTACGGTGCATCAAGTGGGTGTCATGCCGATCGACTGGCCACAATTCTTAGCAAGGCAATTGACTCCGCAGCCGTTCTTCAGCGATGTGATGAAGAATATTGACACCTCCGGTAAACTAACCTTGCAGGAGAGGGGCTCTCGCTCCCAAGCTTACGGGCATAATATTCGAGATCAATTAGAGAAAGCTCCGCCCAAAGAGGGTATGACTCTCTTGCAGGCTCATGTTCGGGAGCAGGTGGCCCTAGTTTTGGGAATAGACGCGAATACTCTACTGGCAAAGCAAGAGGTGGGCTTCTTTACCCTGGGAATGGATTCCCTGGCCTCTGTCGAGTTAAGAAACAGGTTACAAGCCAGTTTGGGTTGCTCTCTTTCTTCCACTTTGGCTTTAGACTATCCAACGCAACAGGCTCTCGTGAATTATCTTGCCGACGAATTGCTAGAAACACCTAAGCAGCTACAAAAGCCTGAATCTGATGAAGAAGATGAGATGTCGTCAATAGATGAGATAACGCAGTTGCTTGCCGCGAAACTAGAGATGGAACTGTGA